One window from the genome of Desulforamulus ruminis DSM 2154 encodes:
- a CDS encoding C-terminal binding protein, whose product MSNLKVVVTDYEYSTLKYEEEVLAQIGVSLVPAQCKTEEELIEACKDADGLLNQYAQLTPRVIQALDRCKVIGRYGVGINTVDLAAATEKGICVVNVPDYCMDEVSDHAMALLLACVRKTVLMNNEVKKGNWDYKVSVPVYRLRGKNLGLISFGRIAQTLAKKAQAFGLNLLVFDPYIPDAVAEQFGVKKVSLEELLQTSDFISVHAPLNAETEHLLGEKEFKMMKKSAFIINTGRGPVIDEEALVKALQEGWIAGAGLDVLEIEPVRSESPLLKMDNVILNPHVAWYSEEAGTDLQIKAAQGVAEVLQGYYPRNLVNKEIKGKVNLKERP is encoded by the coding sequence ATGTCAAATCTAAAAGTTGTGGTAACCGACTACGAATATTCTACCCTTAAGTATGAGGAAGAAGTATTAGCACAAATAGGGGTTAGTCTGGTGCCAGCCCAATGCAAAACAGAGGAAGAACTGATAGAAGCCTGCAAAGATGCAGATGGCTTACTGAATCAGTACGCACAACTGACGCCAAGGGTTATTCAGGCTTTGGACAGGTGCAAAGTTATTGGACGTTATGGTGTGGGGATTAACACAGTGGATCTGGCTGCTGCCACAGAGAAGGGTATCTGTGTGGTAAACGTACCTGACTACTGTATGGATGAAGTTTCCGATCATGCCATGGCTCTGCTTTTAGCCTGTGTCCGAAAAACTGTATTAATGAACAATGAAGTCAAAAAAGGGAATTGGGACTATAAGGTATCTGTACCCGTTTACCGTCTCAGAGGCAAAAATCTAGGCTTAATTAGTTTTGGCAGGATTGCCCAAACCCTGGCCAAAAAAGCCCAGGCCTTTGGCTTGAATCTCTTGGTTTTTGATCCCTATATTCCCGATGCAGTGGCAGAGCAGTTTGGCGTTAAAAAAGTAAGTTTAGAAGAGCTATTGCAGACCTCAGATTTTATTTCCGTGCACGCCCCTTTAAATGCAGAGACTGAACATCTGCTTGGTGAAAAAGAATTTAAAATGATGAAAAAATCAGCCTTTATCATAAATACCGGACGGGGACCTGTTATTGATGAGGAGGCACTGGTTAAAGCCCTGCAAGAGGGTTGGATTGCCGGTGCTGGTCTGGATGTCCTAGAGATTGAACCAGTACGTTCAGAAAGTCCCCTGTTAAAGATGGATAATGTCATTCTAAATCCCCACGTGGCCTGGTACTCCGAAGAAGCCGGCACGGATCTGCAAATCAAAGCAGCCCAGGGGGTGGCTGAAGTTTTGCAAGGTTACTACCCCAGGAATCTCGTAAACAAAGAAATTAAAGGAAAAGTAAATTTAAAAGAACGTCCATAA
- a CDS encoding bifunctional 4-hydroxy-2-oxoglutarate aldolase/2-dehydro-3-deoxy-phosphogluconate aldolase — translation MNGFAGLTKVGVIPVVRGSQPETIILLAKALQAGGINSIEITVETPGALEVIKKVASEMAGTFIVGAGTVLDGETARLAILSGAQFIVSPSLQPDVITVAKRYGKPVAPGAMTPTEIVRAYELGADMVKVFPASTLGAKYIKDIRGPLGHIPIMATGGINVNNAAEFIKAGCLALGVGGSLASQQVIAEGNWSYITEKASQLVELVRNARL, via the coding sequence ATGAATGGTTTTGCTGGATTAACGAAAGTTGGCGTTATACCAGTGGTTCGGGGTAGCCAACCGGAGACAATCATTCTTTTGGCTAAGGCTTTGCAAGCTGGCGGCATTAATAGCATTGAAATTACCGTCGAGACGCCAGGGGCATTGGAGGTAATAAAGAAGGTTGCCTCGGAAATGGCAGGAACATTTATTGTCGGGGCAGGTACTGTGCTGGATGGTGAAACTGCTCGCTTAGCCATTTTGTCCGGAGCGCAGTTTATTGTTTCCCCCAGCCTGCAGCCAGATGTTATTACTGTGGCCAAGCGTTACGGCAAACCAGTTGCCCCAGGGGCAATGACTCCCACGGAAATTGTTCGAGCCTATGAACTCGGGGCTGACATGGTGAAGGTCTTTCCAGCCAGCACCCTGGGGGCAAAATATATTAAAGATATTCGTGGACCATTGGGTCATATTCCGATCATGGCCACCGGCGGTATTAATGTAAATAACGCAGCCGAGTTCATTAAGGCTGGCTGCCTGGCCTTGGGTGTTGGTGGGTCTCTGGCTTCCCAACAGGTTATAGCGGAAGGTAATTGGAGCTATATTACGGAGAAGGCTAGTCAATTAGTGGAACTAGTTCGCAATGCCAGATTATAA